From a region of the Solanum stenotomum isolate F172 chromosome 2, ASM1918654v1, whole genome shotgun sequence genome:
- the LOC125855581 gene encoding protein CANDIDATE G-PROTEIN COUPLED RECEPTOR 7-like, producing the protein MEDVNYVSGLKFLQALFIIFISRFKFSSCEIKNTHIIDDSRQIILIERFGFAPDGHVTISLDHVYWRSDEPAAKLYPSSMGFCLVRDVSFPRLLNESIYTENFCVLSSKYVNLVFRFDKLGPDSSYNTSTTIDEPDEYNLIFGNCQKEFLVTMNVHTEIYNVNDNGEKDFLPAGQTILPKLYFLLFIVYFVFLGIWGFICVKQRKNIHKIHLIMAMLLVFKALKLICAAEDKMYIRNTGKAHGWDVPFYIFGFLKGVTLFTVIVLIGTGWSFLKPFLHDREKKVLMFVIPLQVIENIASIVISEGGPVEKHWLVWNELFLLIDVMCCCIVLVPILWSIKSLRLASKNDGKAAENLKKLTLFRHFYVVLIVFLYFTRFGIAMIESVVTYMHEWVTIVAAEGASLMFYMFIFYNFKPIGKNPYLAIHKDDDDEEGEEEDEDEDEDEDEDEDDDEEEIA; encoded by the coding sequence ATGGAAGATGTCAACTATGTAAGTGGCTTAAAGTTTCTACAAGCATTgttcattatatttatatcaagaTTTAAATTTTCATCATGTGAAATCAAGAATACACACATTATTGATGATTCAAGGCAAATAATATTGATAGAGAGATTTGGTTTTGCACCTGATGGACATGTTACCATTTCTCTAGATCATGTTTATTGGAGATCAGATGAACCAGCTGCAAAACTATATCCTTCTTCCATGGGATTTTGCCTTGTTAGAGATGTATCATTTCCGCGACTCTTGAATGAGTCCATTTATACAGAGAACTTTTGTGTTTTATCTAGTAAGTATGTAAATCTTGTCTTTAGATTTGACAAGCTTGGCCCTGATTCATCCTACAACACATCAACCACAATCGACGAGCCTGATGAGTATAATTTGATATTTGGCAATTGTCAAAAGGAATTTCTTGTGACTATGAATGTGCATACTGAAATATacaatgtgaatgataatggaGAGAAAGATTTTCTTCCTGCTGGTCAGACTATATTACCTAAATTATATTTCCTTTTATTCattgtatattttgtatttttgggtATATGGGGATTTATTTGTGTTAAACAGAGGAAAAATATTCACAAGATTCATTTGATCATGGCTATGTTGTTGGTTTTCAAGGCGTTGAAGTTAATATGTGCTGCAGAAGACAAGATGTACATTAGAAATACAGGGAAGGCTCATGGTTGGGATGTgccattttatatttttggatttttgaaaGGTGTAACACTTTTCACTGTCATAGTTCTTATTGGAACTGGTTGGTCATTCTTGAAACCTTTCCTTCATGACCGCGAAAAAAAGGTTTTAATGTTTGTGATCCCTTTACAAGTGATCGAAAATATAGCTTCGATTGTGATAAGTGAAGGTGGACCTGTTGAGAAGCATTGGTTAGTATGGAATGAGTTGTTTTTGTTAATAGATGTTATGTGTTGTTGTATTGTACTAGTCCCAATTCTATGGTCTATTAAAAGCCTTAGGTTGGCATCAAAGAATGATGGAAAAGCAGCTGAAAATCTCAAGAAGTTAACACTTTTTAGGCATTTTTATGTTGTCTTGATTGTGTTCTTGTATTTCACTAGATTTGGAATTGCTATGATTGAAAGTGTAGTAACTTATATGCATGAATGGGTTACTATTGTTGCTGCTGAAGGTGCAAGCTTGATGTTCTATATGTTTATATTCTATAATTTTAAGCCAATTGGGAAAAATCCATATTTGGCTATTCacaaagatgatgatgatgaagaaggagaagaagaagatgaagatgaagatgaagacgAAGAcgaagatgaagatgatgatgaagagGAGATTGCATAA
- the LOC125855827 gene encoding uncharacterized protein LOC125855827 has translation MEIQVVRVINRRSDDTTCSSRIMPPRKAIRGRPARKNVDPQDQWVPNAPEVQPKESQVVANQASQQRGVRHDVADTSIIREFLRMNPLEFTSSSVTEDPKNFVEEFHKVFEVMHVADAEPVEVASYQLKGVARVWYDQWMKSRAERTLIVSWVVFEEAFLGSFFPRELREAKVEEYKLRDKEEFCNKKAKTTCNEYVQHKGNVNRSSLQQKPI, from the exons atgGAA atacaggtagtCAGGGTTATCAACAGGCGCTCCgatgataccacttgcagttccaGA atcatgcctccacgaaaaGCTATTCGAGGTCGTCCTGCAAGGAAGAATGTTGATCCTCAGGATCAATgggtacccaatgcaccagaagtgcaacccaaGGAAAG ccaagttgtgGCTAACCAAGCTAGTCAGCAGAGAGGGGTTCGACATGATGTGGCTGATACATCTATAatccgtgagttcttgaggatgaatcctctagaATTCACaagttcaagtgtcactgaggatccgAAGAACTTTGTGGAGGAGTTTCATAAAgtgtttgaggtgatgcatgttgcAGATGCTGAACCTGTGGAGGTAGCttcataccaactgaagggtgTTGCTAGGGTCTGGTACGACCAATGGATGAAGAGTAGAGCTGAAAGGACACTAATTGTGAGCTGGGTTGTGTTCGAAGAGGCATTCTTAGGgagtttctttccccgtgagctgAGGGAGGCGAAG GTTGAGGAGTACAAGTTGAGAGATAAAGAAGAATTTTGtaacaagaaggctaagactACATGTAATGAGTATGTGCAGCATAAAGGTAATGTGAACCGATCATCTTTACAACAAAAGCCAATttga